Proteins encoded together in one Vitis vinifera cultivar Pinot Noir 40024 chromosome 4, ASM3070453v1 window:
- the LOC100248958 gene encoding histone H3.3 encodes MARTKQTARKSTGGKAPRKQLATKAARKSAPTTGGVKKPHRYRPGTVALREIRKYQKSTELLIRKLPFQRLVREIAQDFKTDLRFQSHAVLALQEAAEAYLVGLFEDTNLCAIHAKRVTIMPKDIQLARRIRGERA; translated from the exons ATGGCACGTACGAAGCAAACCGCTCGCAAATCCACAGGAGGAAAGGCTCCAAGAAAGCAGCTTGCCACAAAG GCTGCCAGGAAGTCAGCTCCCACCACTGGTGGAGTCAAGAAGCCCCACCGATACCGTCCAGGAACTGTCGCACTTCG TGAAATTCGGAAGTATCAGAAAAGCACTGAGCTCTTGATCCGCAAGCTGCCCTTCCAACGACTTGTCCGTGAAATTGCACAGGACTTCAAG ACGGATTTGAGGTTCCAGAGCCATGCAGTTCTTGCACTTCAGGAGGCGGCTGAGGCTTACCTTGTTGGTCTATTTGAGGATACCAACCTCTGTGCCATCCATGCCAAGAGGGTGACTATCATGCCCAAGGATATCCAGCTTGCCAGGCGAATTCGTGGTGAAAGGGCCTAG
- the LOC100243701 gene encoding NAC domain-containing protein 37, producing MMDSMESCVPPGFRFHPTDEELVGYYLKKKVASQKIDLDVIRDIDLYRIEPWDLQERCRIGYEEQNEWYFFSHKDKKYPTGTRTNRATMAGFWKATGRDKAVYDKTKLIGMRKTLVFYKGRAPNGQKTDWIMHEYRLESEENGPPQAKGWVVCRAFKKRTTSQSKSIEGWDTSYFYDEPSGVSTVMDPIDYISRQPQNYLGQNFLCKQEIEADNLNFMHATEHFVQLPQLESPSLPLMKRPSSVSLISENNEEEDQTRGCNNAEKVTDWRALDKFVASQLSQEDRYEGDGVSSFGAHHNSDMALLLLQSSRDEANKLNGFLNSSSDCDIGICVFEK from the exons ATGATGGACTCTATGGAATCATGCGTCCCTCCAGGATTTCGATTCCACCCCACTGACGAGGAACTTGTTGGCTATTACCTCAAGAAGAAGGTCGCATCACAAAAGATTGATCTCGACGTTATCAGGGATATCGATCTGTATAGGATTGAACCTTGGGACCTCCAAG AGAGATGCCGGATCGGGTATGAAGAGCAGAATGAGTGGTATTTCTTCAGCCACAAGGATAAGAAATATCCAACGGGGACGAGGACCAATAGAGCGACCATGGCTGGGTTTTGGAAGGCGACGGGACGAGACAAAGCAGTGTATGATAAGACAAAACTCATCGGCATGAGGAAAACCCTCGTCTTTTACAAAGGGCGAGCGCCCAATGGGCAGAAAACTGACTGGATTATGCACGAGTACAGGCTCGAATCGGAAGAGAATGGACCTCCACAGGCAA AAGGATGGGTAGTCTGCCGAGCATTCAAAAAGAGAACCACCAGCCAAAGCAAGAGCATTGAAGGGTGGGACACAAGCTACTTCTACGATGAACCAAGTGGTGTGAGCACAGTCATGGATCCAATTGATTACATCTCAAGGCAGCCCCAGAACTATCTGGGGCAGAATTTCTTGTGTAAGCAAGAGATAGAGGCAGATAATTTGAATTTCATGCACGCTACCGAACACTTTGTGCAGCTTCCTCAGCTAGAAAGCCCATCTCtgccattaatgaagaggccAAGTTCAGTTTCTTTAATATCAGAAAACAATGAGGAGGAAGATCAGACTAGAGGGTGCAACAACGCTGAGAAAGTCACAGATTGGAGGGCCCTCGACAAGTTTGTTGCTTCTCAGTTGAGTCAAGAAGACAGATATGAGGGTGATGGCGTTTCAAGCTTTGGAGCACATCATAATTCGGATATGGCGTTGCTGTTATTGCAGAGTAGTAGGGATGAAGCCAACAAGCTAAATGGGTTCTTGAATTCAAGCTCAGACTGCGACATCGGAATATGTGTATTTGAGAAATGA
- the LOC100254064 gene encoding histone H1 yields the protein MSTEGVAVEQPEQEVVVTEQAVALEMPAPEKKPKARKEKKPKQARASSHPPYFQMIKEALLALDEKSGSSPYAIAKHMEEKHKAVLPANFRKILSLQLKNSVAKGNLIKIKASYKLSGVRKGTAKSDGAKRAKATSDPKKKSVKKSETPKKVAANKARKTVPSKVKQPRSIRSSAKKAKKVTT from the exons ATGTCCACCGAAGGTGTCGCTGTCGAGCAACCGGAGCAGGAAGTGGTTGTGACGGAGCAGGCGGTAGCTCTGGAGATGCCAGCCCCGGAGAAGAAGCCAAAGGCTCGTAAGGAGAAGAAGCCCAAACAGGCCAGAGCTTCTTCTCATCCTCCTTACTTCCAG ATGATCAAGGAGGCTCTTTTGGCTCTGGACGAGAAAAGTGGCTCCAGTCCGTACGCTATTGCCAAGCACATGGAAGAGAAGCACAAGGCAGTCCTCCCGGCGAATTTTAGGAAAATCCTGAGTCTTCAGTTGAAGAACTCCGTAGCGAAGGGAAATCTCATCAAGATCAAGGCTTCCTACAAGCTTTCCGGAGTAAGAAAAGGAACGGCAAAGTCCGATGGAGCGAAGAGAGCGAAGGCCACCTCTGATCCTAAGAAAAAGTCGGTGAAGAAATCAGAGACTCCAAAGAAAGTTGCGGCCAACAAGGCTAGGAAAACCGTGCCATCAAAGGTGAAGCAACCCAGGTCCATTAGATCTTCTGCTAAGAAGGCTAAGAAGGTCACAACCTGA